GTCGCATGAATatgacggcggcgaggaggaagaagaggctcTTCCCGCTCAGACTACGGCCGCTCCAGCCGCGGCGCCTCCTCGCCATCGCCTTCTTGGCCGTGaccctcctcttcctcgtcctcgtcctcctctccGTCACCCCTTCCTCGCCACGACCCCGCCGCGTCGTCGTCACAAGATCCTCGTCCTCGCTGCCGCCGTCTAGCTGCGGCGCGGAGAGACTCGGGGAGCTCGGCGATATGATGGTGTCCATGCTCCCCAAGGGCCTCCCCTTCACCGTCTTCGTGCCCTTGCTGTACTCGTTCCGCCGCGTCCTCAGGCTGCGGCCCAACTGCAGCGCcaccgccgaggaggaggcggccggcgaCAGCGACACCAACACACACGTTTGTTGTTGCAGCTCGTCGAAGCTCAACAGTACCGTTATCACCCTGGACACACGCGCGCTAGAGAACGCTGGGTTCAGAGAACCCCGCAGCAGCCTAAGTCTGACGAGAAATCGACAATATTCAGGCTAGCTACAGAAACTGACGCTGAGACTCTGAACACAGGTAAACTCTTGGTGCTGCTCTCCTCAATTGCAGCGTTTTTTGGACTCTATTAAATAGACAAACGAACAAGCGAATACATGGGCCATTTGCCCAATTCTTCAGCCACGATCTCCCGATATGCCATCCCATATCATCGGTTCGTGGCCTTGATTGAAACAAACTAACAGAGCAGCTAACTTTCAGCTAGAAAAAACTACTGACCGATTCCTACGGGTCTGACCTCAAGACTATTTCCTGAGCTCAACCTTTATTCCAACGAGCTAAACTAAGACATGATTATATATTATAACAAATCACCCCCTTAATCATGACTTTCTCATCTCCACTACGCCCATCTTCTCCCGTAGCTCAGTGAATTTCACACGATCGAGAGACTTTGTCAGAATATCAGCAACTTGTTCTTCAGTGCAGATGTGCTCTATGTCCATCTTGCCTTCATTGATACACTCTCTGATGAAATGATATCTAGTGTCAATATGCTTACTTATATCATGATGTACTGGATTCTTGCGGAGCTCTATTGCATATTTGTTGTCAACCAACAGCTTGAACTTCATTGGTTCGGTTTCAGTCAAATCGCCAATAAGCCTGCTCAACCAGACTCCCTGAAATGTTGTTGTGGCAGCTGAGATAGTATGACAACAGACCGAGGTCGGTCATGCTGAACATATTCTTCATCTCCTGCTTGAAGGTGTTGATGACGCCGATTGTTGATCCGGTGATGACAAGATCATCCACATACACCCccacaaga
The nucleotide sequence above comes from Phragmites australis chromosome 4, lpPhrAust1.1, whole genome shotgun sequence. Encoded proteins:
- the LOC133914806 gene encoding uncharacterized protein LOC133914806, encoding MNMTAARRKKRLFPLRLRPLQPRRLLAIAFLAVTLLFLVLVLLSVTPSSPRPRRVVVTRSSSSLPPSSCGAERLGELGDMMVSMLPKGLPFTVFVPLLYSFRRVLRLRPNCSATAEEEAAGDSDTNTHVCCCSSSKLNSTVITLDTRALENAGFREPRSSLSLTRNRQYSG